Proteins encoded by one window of Salicibibacter halophilus:
- a CDS encoding NADPH-dependent FMN reductase, with protein MPGQRTIVGISGSLRRDSFNRHVLAAATELTEPHVTLNTYDLSALPLFNGDLEDGGDPASVAEFKRTILESDGLFIVTPEYHHGMPGVMKNAIDWAGSDANHNVLKDMPAAMIGASPTMFGTAFSQQQLKQSLIAAGASVMQQPSVFIARANKKIDENGVITHEDTKAMIASSLRAFSEWIDHKKK; from the coding sequence ATGCCAGGACAACGAACAATAGTAGGAATCAGCGGAAGTTTGCGCCGGGATTCTTTTAACCGCCATGTATTAGCGGCAGCAACGGAACTTACAGAACCGCATGTCACGTTAAATACCTATGATTTATCGGCATTGCCGCTTTTCAACGGAGACTTGGAGGATGGCGGCGACCCGGCAAGCGTTGCCGAGTTTAAACGAACGATATTGGAGAGCGACGGTCTCTTCATTGTTACTCCGGAATATCATCACGGCATGCCCGGCGTGATGAAAAATGCCATCGATTGGGCTGGAAGTGACGCGAATCATAACGTGCTAAAAGACATGCCGGCAGCGATGATTGGTGCCTCGCCGACGATGTTCGGTACTGCTTTTTCGCAACAACAGCTGAAACAATCGCTTATAGCTGCAGGCGCATCGGTCATGCAACAGCCGAGTGTTTTTATTGCACGCGCGAATAAAAAAATAGATGAAAACGGCGTCATTACCCACGAAGACACTAAAGCGATGATCGCCTCCTCCCTGCGTGCATTCTCCGAATGGATCGATCATAAGAAAAAATAG
- the fumC gene encoding class II fumarate hydratase — MDYRIEKDTLGEMEVPADKHWGAQTERSLRNFPIGKEQMPQEVVYGFATLKKSAARANESLGNLDSDKAAAIAQAADEVLAGDWDSHFPLVVWQTGSGTQSNMNMNEVLARRGTEILHEQGKDKAIHPNDDVNRSQSSNDTFPTAMHIAAVTEIQRGLLPALETLKNTVAEKAKSFNDIIKIGRTHLQDATPLTVGQEFSGWQEMLRKSEKMIAESIEYLNDLAIGGTAVGTGINAHPQFGEKTAAFISEATGLSFQSAPNKFHALTSHDDISHAHGALKALAADLMKIANDVRWLSSGPRSGIGELTIPANEPGSSIMPGKVNPTQSEAITMVCTQVMGNDATIGFSASQGNFELNVFKPVIIYNFLQSAQLLTDAMQSFHDRCIVGIEPEKENIDAHVRNSLMLVTALNPHIGYEKAATIAKKAHAEGLTLKEAAVNSGELTEEQFNEWVDPAKMVQPSE, encoded by the coding sequence ATGGATTATCGGATTGAAAAAGACACCCTCGGGGAAATGGAAGTGCCTGCCGATAAGCATTGGGGGGCGCAAACGGAGCGCAGTTTGCGTAACTTCCCAATCGGCAAGGAGCAGATGCCGCAAGAGGTTGTTTACGGTTTTGCGACGTTGAAAAAATCAGCGGCGCGCGCGAACGAGAGTCTCGGGAATCTCGACAGCGACAAAGCAGCCGCCATTGCCCAAGCGGCAGATGAAGTGCTCGCGGGAGATTGGGATAGCCACTTCCCGCTCGTTGTATGGCAAACCGGGAGCGGCACCCAATCCAACATGAACATGAATGAAGTGCTCGCACGCCGGGGTACGGAAATCCTCCATGAACAAGGAAAAGATAAAGCTATTCACCCGAACGACGACGTCAATCGATCCCAAAGTTCCAACGACACATTCCCGACAGCGATGCACATTGCCGCGGTGACGGAAATTCAACGCGGTTTGTTGCCTGCTTTGGAAACGTTAAAAAACACGGTAGCCGAAAAAGCAAAAAGCTTTAACGACATTATCAAAATCGGCCGAACCCACTTGCAGGATGCAACACCTCTCACCGTCGGACAAGAATTCAGCGGTTGGCAAGAGATGCTCCGCAAAAGTGAAAAAATGATCGCGGAAAGCATCGAATACTTAAACGACCTCGCCATCGGCGGTACGGCGGTCGGAACAGGCATTAACGCGCACCCGCAATTCGGCGAAAAAACAGCGGCATTTATCAGTGAAGCAACCGGCTTGTCTTTTCAGTCAGCTCCGAATAAATTTCACGCGTTGACAAGCCACGATGACATTTCCCACGCCCACGGCGCGTTGAAGGCGCTCGCTGCCGACTTAATGAAAATTGCCAATGATGTCCGTTGGTTGTCAAGCGGTCCTCGTTCGGGCATTGGCGAGCTCACGATTCCGGCAAACGAACCCGGGAGCTCGATTATGCCTGGCAAAGTGAACCCTACCCAAAGTGAAGCAATCACGATGGTCTGCACGCAAGTGATGGGGAATGACGCCACCATCGGCTTTTCCGCCAGTCAAGGAAACTTTGAGCTTAACGTCTTCAAGCCAGTGATCATTTACAATTTTTTACAATCCGCCCAGTTGCTCACCGACGCGATGCAATCGTTCCATGACCGTTGCATTGTTGGAATCGAGCCGGAAAAAGAAAACATCGACGCCCACGTGCGAAATTCGTTAATGCTGGTCACTGCTCTCAATCCGCACATCGGATATGAAAAAGCCGCGACCATAGCGAAAAAAGCGCATGCCGAAGGCTTAACGTTAAAAGAAGCTGCTGTGAACAGCGGAGAACTTACCGAAGAACAGTTCAACGAATGGGTGGATCCTGCGAAAATGGTTCAGCCTTCTGAATAG
- a CDS encoding alpha/beta hydrolase, whose translation MDGETRTLTFTSTILDHEFELSVYIPPNYHESVSYHLLIAQDGQDAFRLGKIDKHVESMIMEEAGPETIVIGVPYPRVSARRKWYHPDGEETPQYLQFLTEELLPFLADKFSIREDADGRTLFGDSLAGTLAMLACLEHPDMFKRAIMYSPYVNDTLLSKIEESNDLDSLSIYHTVGSDEEEVKGTDGTMMNFLPMHNDLQNRLEDSVGNYRSKTIDGGDHTWFTWEPDMHQALHFMFILQGE comes from the coding sequence ATGGATGGAGAAACTCGTACTTTAACGTTTACCAGCACTATCCTTGATCACGAATTTGAACTTTCCGTTTACATACCTCCCAATTACCACGAAAGCGTCTCTTATCATTTATTGATCGCGCAAGATGGACAAGATGCTTTTCGACTTGGAAAAATTGACAAGCACGTTGAATCGATGATTATGGAAGAAGCCGGACCGGAAACGATCGTCATTGGGGTCCCTTACCCTCGCGTATCCGCTCGCCGAAAATGGTATCATCCCGATGGGGAAGAGACCCCCCAATACTTGCAATTTTTAACCGAGGAACTTCTCCCTTTTCTCGCCGATAAATTTTCGATCCGGGAAGACGCGGACGGACGCACGCTTTTCGGCGACTCTTTGGCCGGAACGCTTGCCATGCTCGCATGTTTGGAACACCCGGACATGTTTAAGCGCGCCATTATGTATTCGCCTTACGTGAATGACACGTTGCTATCCAAAATTGAAGAAAGCAACGACCTGGATTCACTTTCCATCTACCATACCGTGGGTTCTGACGAAGAAGAAGTAAAAGGAACTGACGGAACGATGATGAATTTCCTTCCGATGCACAACGATCTTCAAAACCGATTGGAAGACAGCGTTGGCAACTATCGCTCGAAAACCATTGACGGAGGGGATCATACGTGGTTCACGTGGGAGCCGGACATGCATCAAGCGTTACATTTTATGTTCATCCTGCAAGGAGAGTGA
- a CDS encoding GNAT family N-acetyltransferase: MNVQIANTEEEMQTVRQIRSSVFIGEQNVPPEEEWDEHETDSIHLLARVDGKWAGAGRLRFSGTAGKAERICVLKEFRGTGVGKEIMQKLETYVASQGAGSVILHAQTHAKDFYEHLGYAVTSDEFLDADIPHVAMEKQL; this comes from the coding sequence ATGAACGTTCAAATTGCAAACACGGAAGAAGAAATGCAAACGGTGCGCCAAATTCGCTCATCGGTATTTATCGGCGAACAGAATGTTCCGCCCGAGGAAGAGTGGGATGAACACGAAACAGACAGCATCCACCTCCTGGCGCGCGTAGATGGAAAATGGGCAGGAGCAGGCCGTCTCCGCTTTTCCGGAACCGCGGGCAAAGCAGAGCGGATCTGTGTGTTAAAAGAATTTCGCGGCACAGGCGTCGGAAAAGAAATCATGCAAAAGCTTGAAACGTATGTCGCTTCGCAAGGCGCGGGATCAGTCATTCTTCATGCACAGACCCATGCCAAAGATTTCTATGAACATTTGGGTTATGCCGTCACTTCAGATGAATTTCTGGACGCCGACATCCCGCACGTTGCCATGGAAAAACAGTTATAA
- a CDS encoding HD domain-containing protein, producing the protein MAQEIAGIKIPDSQLAKDAADILRDYGNDLLWNHSNRVFLFGAINGEKAKQKYDLELLYVSALFHDLGLTKAYSSPDLRFEVDGANAARSFLQQYQIPAQSVQLVWDAIALHTTPGVAEHKESEVALLFSGVGLDVMGDGFDQFPVEKREEVTKAFPRNNFKNEIIPAFYEGFKHKPETTFGNMKEDVVQYFRPEYKNNNFCSCILHSPWSE; encoded by the coding sequence ATGGCTCAAGAAATCGCAGGTATTAAAATTCCGGATTCTCAATTGGCGAAAGATGCAGCGGACATTTTGCGCGATTATGGAAATGACTTATTATGGAATCACTCCAATCGCGTATTTTTATTCGGAGCGATAAATGGCGAAAAGGCAAAACAGAAGTATGATTTAGAGTTGTTGTATGTGAGTGCGTTATTCCATGATTTAGGTTTAACAAAAGCGTATAGCAGCCCGGATTTAAGATTTGAAGTAGACGGCGCTAATGCAGCGAGGAGTTTCTTACAGCAATATCAAATTCCGGCTCAATCCGTTCAGCTTGTTTGGGATGCCATTGCATTACACACGACCCCAGGTGTTGCCGAACATAAAGAATCTGAGGTAGCCTTGCTGTTTTCCGGTGTTGGTCTGGATGTAATGGGAGATGGATTTGATCAATTTCCTGTGGAAAAACGCGAGGAAGTAACAAAAGCTTTCCCGCGCAACAATTTCAAAAACGAGATTATCCCCGCGTTCTATGAAGGGTTCAAGCACAAGCCCGAAACGACATTTGGCAATATGAAAGAAGACGTCGTTCAATATTTTAGGCCTGAATATAAAAATAACAATTTCTGCAGTTGCATATTACATTCGCCTTGGTCGGAATAA
- a CDS encoding transglycosylase domain-containing protein codes for MDQNIPADIKEAKMFAFGVDHKRIGPSGHLNWEELLVAQYRSRAEKRRAEEKGKRSPVKKVLLIIIGVFIVGMVAATAVAASMISDAPELNAEELTFAEGATIYDMNDNELGRLQGTENRTYRDIDEMPEHLKNAFIAVEDYRFYEHSGIDLYRIGGAVVSNITGGFGSEGASTITQQLVKQAFLSADQSIERKVQEQWLALQMEQEYSKDEILEMYLNISYFDSSAWGIGEAAIRYFDKESLDELTIADSAVLAAIPRRPSYYNPQNNPEEAEQRRDLIISLMEEHELISEDEATDAMAVDIEDQLDYTPPEDVALQSIIDQVMEEVESIDGIETTDLYAAGFDIYTTIDPEAQEIAQDVIQSDEYIDQYPDNDEFQVGFSLLDTETGAIRAMVGNREETEEERGLNYATSANGQPGSTIKPILDYGPAIEELGWYTGETLVDEPHEYSDGTSIRNYGGSYSGEVSMREALVRSLNIPAVKAIQEVGLGDAQAFAEDLGLDFEGDITEGYALGGFQDGISSLDMAAANAAFGNEGTYNEPHSVRKVEFRDGREIENAPESDQVMYESTAYMMSDMLKDVVGDSSGTGQRANIEGLPLAGKTGTSNFDQEDRQNHDIPDGGVPDVWFNGYTTDYTAAVWTGFDGERGSNYLLGEERDIAQDIFRIIMTNVHEGEGTEDFSRPNSVCDTDGELYRCENPPAEAIEEEEDDEEGSEEETPETPEEEGIEEDEPEEEEEDDEEDEDDEEEDEVEEEEEDEEEDEDEPEEEEDEDDEEEDEDDVDEEEQDESEEEEEEDEEEQDENEEEDEEEEGQDESEEEDEEEEGQDENEEDDEEEEEDEDADGEEGENAENEEDTDE; via the coding sequence TGGTGTGGATCATAAACGGATAGGCCCATCAGGTCACTTGAATTGGGAGGAATTGCTGGTGGCGCAGTATCGATCACGAGCGGAGAAACGCCGTGCTGAAGAAAAAGGAAAACGGTCCCCGGTGAAAAAAGTGTTACTCATCATCATCGGGGTCTTTATTGTTGGTATGGTCGCGGCAACGGCGGTAGCTGCATCCATGATCTCGGATGCCCCCGAGCTAAATGCAGAGGAACTTACATTTGCGGAGGGGGCAACGATTTATGACATGAATGACAATGAGCTCGGACGGTTGCAAGGGACGGAGAATCGTACCTACCGGGACATTGATGAAATGCCCGAACATCTCAAAAATGCTTTCATTGCGGTTGAAGACTATCGCTTCTATGAACACAGTGGCATTGACCTTTACCGTATTGGGGGCGCGGTCGTTTCAAATATTACCGGTGGATTCGGTTCTGAGGGGGCAAGTACTATCACGCAGCAACTTGTCAAACAAGCCTTCTTATCCGCCGATCAATCCATTGAAAGAAAAGTGCAGGAACAATGGCTCGCTTTGCAAATGGAACAGGAATACTCTAAAGATGAGATCCTGGAGATGTATTTAAATATTAGTTATTTCGACAGTTCCGCTTGGGGTATTGGAGAGGCCGCGATTCGTTATTTTGACAAAGAAAGCCTGGACGAACTTACGATTGCTGATTCTGCTGTTTTGGCAGCTATTCCGCGGCGGCCATCTTATTATAATCCGCAAAATAACCCCGAGGAAGCAGAGCAGCGAAGAGATTTAATCATTTCCCTTATGGAGGAACACGAACTCATCAGTGAGGATGAAGCAACGGACGCCATGGCTGTGGATATCGAAGATCAACTCGATTATACCCCGCCAGAGGATGTGGCTTTACAATCGATCATTGACCAAGTAATGGAAGAAGTTGAAAGTATTGACGGGATTGAGACGACAGACTTATATGCTGCCGGTTTTGACATTTACACCACGATTGATCCGGAGGCGCAGGAGATCGCTCAAGATGTTATTCAAAGCGATGAATACATTGATCAATACCCGGATAATGACGAATTCCAGGTCGGTTTTTCCCTCCTTGACACGGAGACCGGCGCGATTCGTGCCATGGTCGGCAATCGAGAGGAAACAGAAGAAGAAAGAGGCTTGAATTACGCAACTTCTGCTAACGGGCAACCGGGATCGACGATCAAGCCGATTCTTGATTATGGACCGGCTATCGAGGAACTGGGTTGGTACACCGGTGAAACGCTCGTCGATGAACCGCACGAGTACTCGGATGGGACGTCTATTCGTAATTATGGCGGAAGTTACAGCGGCGAGGTCTCTATGCGAGAAGCACTTGTGCGCTCGTTAAATATTCCGGCTGTAAAGGCGATCCAGGAAGTTGGCTTAGGCGATGCTCAAGCGTTTGCCGAAGACCTTGGCCTCGATTTTGAAGGAGATATTACCGAAGGCTATGCATTGGGTGGTTTTCAGGATGGAATATCCAGTCTCGACATGGCTGCCGCCAATGCAGCGTTTGGGAACGAAGGCACTTACAATGAACCTCACAGCGTACGAAAAGTGGAATTTCGTGATGGACGCGAGATCGAGAACGCGCCTGAATCCGACCAAGTGATGTATGAATCGACTGCTTATATGATGTCGGATATGCTTAAAGATGTTGTGGGAGATTCTTCCGGAACCGGTCAACGCGCGAATATCGAGGGCCTTCCACTCGCGGGAAAAACGGGTACTTCCAACTTTGACCAAGAAGACCGGCAGAATCATGATATACCTGATGGTGGTGTGCCGGATGTTTGGTTCAACGGCTATACGACAGATTATACAGCGGCTGTGTGGACTGGCTTTGACGGCGAACGCGGCAGTAACTATTTACTGGGTGAAGAACGAGATATTGCCCAGGATATCTTCCGAATTATAATGACAAATGTTCACGAAGGCGAAGGAACCGAAGATTTCTCACGGCCGAATTCCGTTTGTGACACCGACGGTGAACTTTATCGTTGCGAAAATCCACCGGCAGAAGCAATAGAAGAAGAGGAAGACGATGAGGAAGGGTCGGAAGAAGAGACCCCGGAAACCCCGGAAGAGGAAGGAATTGAAGAAGATGAACCGGAAGAAGAGGAAGAGGACGACGAAGAAGACGAGGATGACGAAGAGGAGGATGAGGTAGAAGAAGAGGAAGAGGATGAAGAAGAGGACGAAGATGAACCGGAAGAAGAGGAAGACGAGGACGACGAAGAAGAGGACGAAGATGACGTAGACGAAGAAGAGCAAGACGAGAGCGAAGAAGAAGAGGAAGAAGACGAAGAAGAGCAAGACGAAAACGAAGAAGAAGACGAAGAAGAGGAAGGGCAAGACGAAAGCGAAGAAGAAGACGAAGAAGAGGAAGGGCAAGACGAAAACGAAGAAGACGATGAAGAAGAGGAAGAGGATGAAGATGCAGACGGAGAAGAAGGTGAGAATGCAGAGAACGAAGAAGATACCGATGAATAA